A part of Aegilops tauschii subsp. strangulata cultivar AL8/78 chromosome 2, Aet v6.0, whole genome shotgun sequence genomic DNA contains:
- the LOC109775038 gene encoding uncharacterized protein produces MEAPGSGSGAAEAVEDDRIQETAHGGSNSNASSNGGGAPSAAAPPPPRATPFHLEQAGSGADGSSPATAVDPRKGKDPLLPRDIPPPPSPAGSSSSTRSRDYAAAFRDGVGESSKAGARRARVRWSHPVVAETREVPNAAAHPLDPNTVFEQMAIQQAADEEANRRREHQARASATCSCCFLDFLESLSLQVWSAFLSISWFPAEQYNSEEAMYRKEQEKLSQVQVGVKVRPKQDKLPHVQGKSFWSRFKNKEKLRQVKVRPRSEKGKSPWSWLKNKIFCREGRQICPEHVQHQTQPITEVMNRYTVCSNGMNSLNAYSEFRPVIGDGECFYRSFIFSYLEQVLDRPDTDEERRLLDVVEKASARHADLGWNSKFSRSSRAFKKLLEKVMRWKKMESTSSCRKEELLKFFSTYDKTLDIFAFLRLLVAIQICSHSEEYVPHIPVVASGDCSLEVWCFRRVTPAGVESEYLMMRALASALEVILIVETFQERYTQDIYTDPGVPRPAVTLLYNGNHYDIIYPCATSSGSSSHQAS; encoded by the exons ATGGAGGCACCCGGTTCAGGTTCAGGAGCAGCAGAAGCGGTGGAGGACGACCGCATCCAAGAAACGGCCCATGGGGGCTCCAACTCCAACGCCTCTTCCAATGGGGGTGGGGCCCCGAGCGCTGCTGCGCCGCCACCTCCCCGCGCGACGCCCTTCCACCTCGAGCAGGCCGGAAGCGGCGCCGATGGGTCGAGCCCCGCCACGGCGGTGGACCCCCGGAAGGGCAAGGATCCGCTGCTGCCCAGGGACATTCCTCCTCCTCCGAGCCCCGCGGGCAGCAGCTCCTCCACCCGCTCCCGCGACTACGCCGCGGCATTCAGAGACGGGGTCGGGGAGTCGAGCAAGGCGGGCGCCAGGAGGGCGCGGGTGAGGTGGAGCCACCCCGTGGTGGCGGAGACGAGGGAGGTGCCCAACGCGGCGGCGCATCCGTTGGACCCCAACACGGTGTTCGAGCAGATGGCGATCCAGCAGGCGGCCGACGAGGAGGCGAACAGGCGACGGGAACATCAGGCGAGGGCCTCTGCGACGTGCTCTTGTTGTTTCTTGGACTTCTTGGAGTCTCTGTCTCTGCAAGTTTGGAGTGCGTTCTTGAGCATTTCTTGGTTTCCCGCTGAGCAGTACAACTCGGAAGAGGCCATGTATAGGAAGGAACAG GAGAAACTATCACAAGTACAGGTTGGGGTAAAGGTGAGACCCAAGCAGGACAAACTACCGCACGTACAGGGGAAATCGTTCTGGAGTCGGTTCAAGAACAAG GAGAAACTACGACAAGTCAAGGTGAGACCCAGGTCTGAAAAGGGGAAATCGCCCTGGAGTTGGCTCAAGAACAAG ATTTTTTGTAGAGAAGGAAGGCAGATATGTCCGGAACATGTGCAGCACCAG ACACAACCCATCACCGAAGTAATGAATCGTTATACGGTTTGTTCTAATGGGATGAACAGTCTTAATGCCTATTCGGAATTTAGACCGGTGATTGGAGATGGGGAGTGTTTCTACAGGAGCTTCATATTTTCCTACCTA GAGCAAGTTCTTGATAGGCCAGACACAGATGAGGAACGCCGTCTCCTTGATGTTGTTGAAAAAGCGTCTGCGCGACATGCAGATCTTGGATGGAACTCTAAGTTTTCCAGGAGCAGCAGA GCATTTAAGAAGCTGCTTGAGAAAGTAATGAGATGGAAGAAGATGGAATCAACTAGCAG TTGCCGTAAAGAGGAACTTCTCAAGTTCTTCAGCACGTATGATAAGACGCTAGACA TTTTTGCTTTCCTCAGATTACTAGTAGCTATCCAGATATGCTCGCACAGCGAGGAGTATGTACCGCATATACCAGTGGTCGCTAGTGGAGACTGCAGTCTGGAAGTT TGGTGCTTTCGGCGTGTCACTCCAGCTGGTGTGGAGTCGGAGTATCTTATGATGAGGGCCTTGGCCAGCGCGCTTGAGGTAATCCTCATAGTGGAAACATTCCAAGAACGATATACTCAAGATATCTACACTGATCCTGGAGTTCCCCGTCCGGCTGTGACCCTGCTGTACAATGGTAATCACTACGACATCATCTACCCATGCGCAACATCTTCTGGGAGTTCAAGTCATCAGGCTTCCTAG